From the Glycine max cultivar Williams 82 chromosome 11, Glycine_max_v4.0, whole genome shotgun sequence genome, the window ttattttcttaaaaagtcTCACCCAGAAAGACTTAATATAGATTAGGCTATAACTCCTGTTGCATAATGTAGCCTATTTCCATAGGGCAAGCCATAATAGATGGATTAGAAATTTCTTTATGAGTAAAGAgacttaattataatattgtcaTGGAAAATAGATATTAGATACTAAAAGGGGCCAAAAACAATAAGATAAGATGCCAGACATCACCATAGATACACGGAAACAATCTTAGTTATTCAGgtcaatatttaattaattgggTAGTGTGGTGGACCACTGATTTTGTATAGTAAAGTGTAGCTGCAggtttaaaatatgaaatgaggAGGAAGTTCCTGGattgattaataattttgaaagttgATCGACATCCATATACTCTAAGACTAAAATTAAGTAGATAACATTATGTCGTTTGtggatttttttcctttaacaaATTAGTAATTGTGAGGAGCGGAAAGAAAGTCTTAGTTGAAAAAGATAGAGCGTGGATACCCATGCGGTCATTACACTACATTACTTGTGAACCACACCTCCTTTCCACAAATCGATTAACATTAACACCAGCCATGCTATCTTGTAAGTGTCTGTCCAATTAAGCGCTGGACACGTGGCGCAAAACCAACCGACTTATGTTCGTTTTATTTAGGCTGTTACGGACGTGTCGGTTTCACAGCTAGAACTTTCTACTGTATCCGATATACTAGTCTTGGTCTTTTTCGCTATATATACTAGTAAGATGAGACAACCCTAGTAGTAACGTACAGAAATGGGTGCTCTGGATCACATCTCTGAGCTCTTTGACTGCTCCCATACCAGCTCCAAGCTCAAGAAGAAGCGCAAACAATTCCAGGTATTTAATTAAGACAATTATATCCTTCTCATTAATTTCAAATAATGATCTGATGTGTGTACGCTGCTGCAGACGGTGGAGGTGAAAGTGAAGATGGACTGCGAAGGGTGTGAGAGAAAGGTGAAGAAATCGGTGGAGGGAATGAAAGGGGTGACAGAGGTGGAGGTGGATAGAAAGGCCAGCAAGGTAACTGTTTCCGGCTATGTGGAACCCTCAAAGGTGGTTTCTCGCATCGCTCACCGGACTGGTAAGAGAGCGGAGCTATGGCCATACTTGCCGTACGACGTCGTTGCGCACCCTTACGCGCCAGGTGTCTACGACAGGAAAGCGCCATCTGGCTACGTGCGAAACGCTGATGTAGACCCTCGGCTCACCAACCTCGCACGTGCCAGCTCCACTGAGGTCAAGTACACCACCGCTTTCAGCGACGACAACCCCGCCGCATGTGTCGTTATGTGattattcattttctctcttgtaTCATAGTAgcaaagaaaaacatcaaatGTTCACGTGGGGAACGCTTTTGGCACAATGGACATGTATCCTTTAAAGTGATGTTCGGAAATTTGATATCTTAAGatggtaattaattaatgattctgattttataaatctataacaaattaatccgcctcttttctgtttttatgtttgatatctTAAGGATTAGTTGTTCACAAGTTAAACGGTTTAAATTACAAGTTTGTTTTGCCTGAAAAGTAAAAACACCACACAGCATGTGATGGGAGGTAGATGCATAACGACGACGTGATATTAGcgttttttttacatatagaaGAAGACTGGTAGCAAGCTATGATAAAGAgtgaataaaaggaaataagaaaaaaaattgccgttttatcatatttataagaGATCAAACTCACATATTGGCAATTCATTCTTTGAGAGACGGGGGAGAggataatttgaagaaaaaatatatgcatACACTTGATAATTGAAAATCTCTTAGCAggatgaattattataaattgaaaactCAAAATTAGGTACacaatagttataaaaaaaaacaatcaaagtaGTTGAAAAGTTCTATTTAACTAACTTCATGATTAATTACATGCAGAAACAACTCAAGCAAGTGTGAATGATTACATGGttgatataaaaaagataatttacctCTTACGTTATATGGCAAGTTGGGAGTGGGTTTGTACTTGTgtgtataaataaattgtataaaaagAAAACCACGGTAAAAGTGGATATAAAAACCATTAAGTTACATGTAGTGTGTGATCGTGTGAAATAGTGAAACTAGCTTATTTTATCGACATTTTAATCACGAATTTAAGGAATCTTGAttagtaaaaattatttgaaatctCATTACAACTTTTATTTAGCTTGTCTTTAGTAAAAACAACTGATAAATTAGTGTACAACAGAAAAACTACTTTTTAACTTCACTTAAACTAGTTTATCAAATTATTGTAAGTGTTGAGTGAAACccattaattgttaaattaattgatggatggaatataattaacattaaaaatatatattttatattcaatagATCAGTTAAGAATTTTTTCATGCCCTTGTAATACGATCGAGTGTAACTGTGTAATTGAGGATCTATTCCACCAGTATATCTATCAACTG encodes:
- the LOC547973 gene encoding heavy metal-associated isoprenylated plant protein 26 codes for the protein MGALDHISELFDCSHTSSKLKKKRKQFQTVEVKVKMDCEGCERKVKKSVEGMKGVTEVEVDRKASKVTVSGYVEPSKVVSRIAHRTGKRAELWPYLPYDVVAHPYAPGVYDRKAPSGYVRNADVDPRLTNLARASSTEVKYTTAFSDDNPAACVVM